The Synechococcus sp. C9 region ATTGATACCAATTAAATCCCATTCATCCCTGCCCTGATCCAATTGCGGATGGAGGGTATAATTATTGTTGCGATAAATTTGGTATTGTAATACCTTAGCCATGACCGTCACTACAGAAAACAACACAGAAAAAAAGACTTGGACAGATGCGGAATTAATGGCTTTATCCAGCCAGGAACATCGCTACGAGTTGGTCAATAATGAGTTAGTGGATATGGGACTTGCCGGTGCGGAACATGGTTATATCGCCTGTATTTTGACCATTGTTTTGGGGGGATATATTCGCCAGAACAAATTGGGAATGATTTGTGATTCGAGTACCGCATTTGCATTGAATAATGGCAATCGTCGCTCCCCTGATATTTCCTTTGTCCGCCGAGAGCGGTTACAGGGGTTGAAACGCCCACCCCAGGGATTTTTCCCCGGTTCCCCTGATTTAGCCGTAGAAATTTTATCCCCCGCCAATACGGTTGCGGAAATTCACGACAAGATTGTAGAGTATTTCGCCAATCATACCCAGTTAGTATGGTTGATCCATCCCGATGAAAAATATATCCTCATTTATCGTTCCCCTCAGCCAGAGAAATTGTTAGGCGCAACGGATATATTACTTGGAGAAGATGTGATTCCCGGCTTCACCATGCCCGTAGCCGATTTGTTTGCTGAGTGGGATTTTTAATTATGGGCATCTCTGTAGCAATCCTAAATGAGAATGGAATAGGGGTCGCAGGGGCACCGCCCCCGTCCTTGGTTCTGGGGAATCTCTGTATGCCTACGGCACGCAAGCTAACACTAATCAAGTAGGATTGCTATGGTTATGGACAACTTGAATAGTCATAAAGCCATAGAGAACCGATGATTAGTCAGACTGGTGCTCGTTTGTTGTATTTCCCTGTTTATTCACCAGAATCGAATCCAATTGAAATGATGTGGTCAGTCCTCAAGAATTTTATTTGCCATTTTCATGATTCACCAGTAAAAAATATGCGGTCAATCATCAAAGCATCTTTGTTATTAATTAATCCTTCCTGTTTTACAAATTGATTTGCCAAATGTTGCTACTGCACCCCATAATAAAAAAAGACCGTAATACTATACCATTGTAGAGTTGAAACTCTCCAGGTTAATAATAAACGACAATACCCATTCACCTTCACCACCCTATGGTTGCGGTCATTTACAGCGATGACTATCTTCAGCATCAGGTTCCCTACGGACACCCGGAACGTCCGGCGCGGTTGACGGCGATTGTCCAGGCATTGCAGACGGTTTCCTGGCGAGCGTCCATTCGCTGGTTGTCCCCCAATCCCCACCGCCCGGTGGAGCAATACCTGGGTTGGGTGCATACCCGTGACTATTTGGAACGCCTATCCGCCATTTGTGCCCAAGGGGGGGGCTACCTGGATGGAGATACCCCCGTCAGCCCAGCGAGTGACCGGGTTGCCCGTTTAGCCCTCGGTGGGTGGCTGGATGGAGTGGATTGGGTGCTGGATCAGGGGGAAACGGTGTTGGTCTGCGCTCGCCCGCCGGGACATCATGCTTTACCCGACAATGGCATGGGGTTTTGCATATTTGGGAATGCGGCGATTAGTGCGTTGTATGCGCTGAAGGTGAAACACTTAACCCGAGTTGCCATTTTAGACTGGGATGTGCATCACGGCAATGGCACCCAGGCGATGGTGGAAACCCACCCCAATATTGCATTTTGCTCCCTGCACCAAGCCCATTTTTACCCCGGCACCGGACACCCGCAGGAACGAGGACGTTATAACAATGTATTAAATATACCGATCCCCGCCCACCAGGATTTTCGGGTTTATGCTGACCTGTTAACCACCCAAGTTCTGCCCTTTTTGCGCCATTTTGCCCCCCAATTGCTGATTATTAGTGCGGGTTACGATGCGCTCGCCAGCGACCCCCTCGCCCAGATGAACCTGCAACCCCAGGATTACGGGGAAATGACCCGGATATTGCAATCCTTGAATTGCCCCCTGCTGTTTGGTTTGGAAGGGGGATACCATCTGGATAGCCTCGCCCAGGCGGTGGTGGCGACCCTGGACGCTTGTCGGTTGCCCGTACCAAACTGAGAATAAGTGTTACAAGATGTTAAGTTCTGGGGCGAGATGTGACCAAATTAGCGCAGAATAAATGCCGGAGAAATCAGCGTTTGGTTCTATTTTTCGGCGATTGAGCGAGAGGTAGGATCAAGGGCAGTTCCCCTGATAAGATCACTGCTGGGCACTCAGGTTTTCATCTGGTTGTCCGCTTGACAAATTGACATACCCTCTGGAGTAGGTTCATGAGTATTGTCACCAAATCGATTGTGAATGCTGACGCCGAAGCCCGCTACCTCAGCCCCGGCGAACTCGACCGGATCAAGAGCTTTGTGTCTTCCGGCGAGAAGCGTCTGCGGATTGCTCAGGTGCTTTCCGACAACCGGGAACGGATTGTGAAGGAAGCGGGGCAACAACTGTTCCAAAAGCGGCCTGACGTGGTTTCCCCCGGTGGGAACGCCTATGGGGAGGAAATGACCGCCACCTGCCTGCGGGACTTGGACTACTACCTGCGCCTGGTCACCTATGGGATCGTTTCCGGCGATGTCACCCCCATCGAAGAAATCGGTCTGGTGGGTGTGAAGGAAATGTACAACTCCCTGGGTACGCCGATTCCGGCTGTGGCCGAAGGGATTCGGGCGATGAAAAACGCCGCTAGCTCCCTGATGTCCGGGGAAGATGCCATGGAAGCTGGCTTCTACTTCGATTACATTGTCAGTGCGATGCAGTAGTTGTGAACCGTTGTTAATTTGAGGAACCTGACCATGCAAGATGCAATTACGGCTGTGATCAACTCTGCGGACGTGCAGGGGAAATATCTGGATAGCAGTGCCCTGGATCGCCTGAAAAAGTACTTCCAAACCGGCGAACTGCGGGTGCGGGCGGCGGCGACGATTGCGGCGAATGCGGCCACGATCATCAAAGAAGCGGTAGCCAAGTCCCTGCTGTACTCCGACATCACCCGTCCCGGCGGCAATATGTACACCACCCGGCGGTATGCCGCCTGTATTCGGGATTTGGACTACTACCTGCGCTATGCCACCTATGCCATGTTGGCGGGCGACCCCTCCATCCTGGATGAGCGGGTGTTGAACGGGTTGAAAGAAACCTACAACTCCCTGGGGGTGCCGATTGGGGCGACGATTCAAGCCATCCAATCCATGAAGGAAGTGACCGCCGGTCTGGTCGGCCCCGATGCTGGCAAGGAAATGGCGGTGTACTTTGATTACATCTGTTCTGGTTTGAGCTAAAACCCGTTGGGGGGTAGGTGGGTGGCCGGAACCGTCGCCCATGTACCTCCCACGTTTACCCTTTGTTGGAGAAAATGCCCCATGCGGATGTTCAAAATTACGGCCTGTGTGCCCAGCCAAACCCGGATTCGCACCCAACGGGAATTGCAAAATACCTATTTCACGAAATTGGTGCCCTACGATAGCTGGTTCAAGGAACAACAACGGATTCAAAAAATGGGCGGCACCATCGTCAAGGTGCAATTGGTGACCGGCAAACCAGGCACCAATGCGGGTTTAAGCTAAAAATTGCTATTCATTTAAGCGCAGTTAAGGTAGCGAAATTAACGCCAGTTTAGACCCCTGTGGGGGTTTATTTTTGGGTTAATAATTCCACAAACTGTTCCGGTTGAGCGGGACTGACCAAGAGCGGGCGTGAACCGGGTTGTTCGAGCAAAACCAAGCCATCGCCACGGGAAATATAAACTTCTACCCAACCCCGCCGTTGCGTCCAGAGCCAGCCAAAGCCGCCCCCAAAGCCACTGGCGCCCACCCGCACCACCCAGCCCGCCTCCTGATGAAATTCCGTCAGGGATAATTGCCGCACCTGCCGTTGGGGATGGAGTTCCCGCCACCGCCGCCGCACCGGAAAGCGCAATTCCAACCGGTTGTCATCCCGAATTACAAATGCCGTTGGTCGCCAGACGCACCAAATTACCCCGCAAATCACCAAAAACCACAAGGCGATCAGCAGGGCAATACCCCCTCTGGGAACGAAAAAGGCGGCCATGACACAAACCAATGGCACACTCCCCAGGATCAGGGTCACCGCCAAAATTTCCGCCGACATGGGCGCTAGGGGAAAAGTGTATCCCATCTTATAAAGAGGAAATGTTGACTAATGCGACCTCCGGGGCAGTGCGTTTCACCAACCCCGTCAGCACCTTTCCGGGTCCCAGTTCGACCACCTGAGTTACCCCCAAAGCCGCCAAATTTAATACAATTTCCCGCCAGCGCACCCCCGTAGTCATCTGGTTTAATAATCGCTGTTTAAGCAATTGCCCATCGGTCGTTGGGGTGGGGTCAGTATTGGATAAAACCGGCACTTGGGCATCCTGAAATGGGAGTGGTTGCAGATATTCATTAAATTGCGCCGCCGCTCCTGCCATCCAGGGGGAATGGAACGCCCCACTCACCGCCAGAGGCACCGCCCGTTTCACCCGGATTTGCTCCAAAAATGCCGCCACGCCTGCGGGTGTCCCGGAAATCACCACCTGCCCTGGGTGATTGTCATTCGCCAGCACCACTTCAGGATTTTGGGCTAATAATGCTGTCAACTGCTCCCGATCCGGCTCCAACAGGGCCACCATCTTGCCACCGCTCACCTGCTCCATCAACTCCGCCCGCAGTTTCACCAACCGGAGTCCCGTCTCAAAGTCATAGACCCTCGCCCGGTAGAGCGCCACGTATTCCCCCAAACTGTGCCCCGCTAGGTAGTCTGGGGGATGCTCGCTGTATAAATCCGCCAAAATGGTCTCGACAACGTACAGACAAGGTTGCGTGTAGCGAGTGTGTTGCAAATTCTCTGCCGGGGGTTGACAGACTTCCAAAACCGACCAACCCAGAATCCTTTGGGCTGTGGCAAACCGTTGTTGTGCCAGGGGATGCCCTACCAAATCCAGCCCCATCCCCGCCGTTTGGGAACCCTGCCCCGGAAATACCCACGCCGTTTTATTCATGTTACTCATGGGCGCAACCGGCTAAATAATTCCTGCACTTTTTCCCAACTATCCGCCGCCGCCTGGGGGTCATAACTGTCCCGTTCGTTGCAAAAAAAGCCATGATCCGCATCATAGCGAAATATCTGATGGTCAATGCCATGCTTTTGTAATTCCTGTTCAATTTGATCCACTTGTTCGTTAGGGATCAATGGGTCACGGGTACCAAAGAAACACCAAATAGTTCCGTGAATCTCTTTGGTGCGGGAAATTGTCGGTGCCCCACCGCCTGGGGTCATGGTGGCAATCCCCCCCCCGTAGAAGGAAGCGGTTACCCGCACATCCGGCAGAGTCGCCGCCAAATAGACCACATGACCGCCAAAACAAAACCCAATCGTGCCAAATTGACTGATGCCAAATTCCCGTTTCAAGTAATCAATCGTTGCCTGCACATCGCTTAATAATTCCGCCGCCGTGGTTTGGTCTTTGTAAACTCGTCCTTGCTCCACATCCGCAGGCGTGTAACCCGTTTCAAAACCGGGGGCTTGCCGTTGATAAATGCTCGGTGCAATCGCCACATAACCCAAGCGGGCAATCCGTTCCGTGACATCCCGAATATGGGCATTTACCCCAAAAATTTCCTGCACCACAATAATCCCTGGATAGGTGCCTGCCGCTACCGGTTGCGCCAAATAACTATCAATCTCTAAATCTTGATTTGGAACTTTCACCCACCGGGTTTGAATGTCCATACCACCTCCTGATTGATTGCCCCCATTTTACCACCAGTCCAGAAGCACCGGATAATGCAGTCGCTATGTAATTGAGTTAACTGATCAAGTTGTCGAAATTGCTGTATGAAATTTATTTCTGGCAAGCGGTTGTGCAAAATTGTGGAGCAAAAAGGCCAGGTCTTGCAAAGAATTACCGGTAGCCATCACATCTACGAAAATTCGGAAATATAGCAGTCCTATTTAATTAGCGTTAGCTGGCGTGCCGTAGGCATACAGAAATTCTCCAGAACCATAACCCTAATTGACCATTCTTTGCTTTGCCTATGTTGCCTGGTCACCCTTTGGCAGGGGAATCCAGCCAAAACCGGACTTCCGAACCCAGGGATGTATTCGGCCCAACTTCACCGAATTACCACCCTATGGCACAATGAATTTGACTGCGCCGACTGTAATGCAAGAGGTAAATCTATGACTGTCGCTGCCCCTCCGAATCTCGACCAACTGGCCATCAACACCATCCGGTTCCTCGCCGTGGATGCGGTGCAAAAAGCTAAATCCGGCCACCCTGGTTTACCGATGGGGGCGGCACCCATGGCCTATGTACTCTGGCAAAATTTCCTGAAATTTAACCCCCGCAATCCCCAATGGCCGGACCGGGATCGGTTTGTACTCTCTGCGGGACACGGCTGTATGTTGCAGTACGCTTTACTGCATTTGACAGGCTATGACGTGAGCCTGGAGGACCTCAAGCAATTCCGCCAATGGGGTTCGATTACGCCAGGGCACCCGGAAAACTTTGAAACCCCTGGGGTGGAAGTGACCACCGGCCCCCTGGGACAAGGGGTGGGCAATGCGGTGGGGTTGGCGATTGCGGAAGCGCACTTGGCGGCTCGGTTTAACAAGCCCGGTCATACCATCGTCGATCACTATACCTATGTGATCCTGGGGGATGGGTGCAACATGGAGGGGATTGCCTCAGAAGCGGCTTCCCTGGCGGGGCACCTGAAGCTGGGCAAGCTGATCATGCTTTACGACAGCAATCACATTTCTATTGATGGGAATACGGACATTGCCTTTACGGAAGATGTGGGCAAACGCTATGAGGCCTACGGGTGGCACGTACAAAAGGTGGCGGATGGCAACCACGACCTCGTGGCGATTGGGGAGGCGATTGCCCAGGCCAAGGCGGTGACGGACAAGCCTTCTTTAATCATTGTCGAGACCACCATCGGCTACGGTTCCCCCAACAAGGCGGGGACGGAGGGGGTGCATGGGGCACCTTTGGGGCCGGAGGAAGTGAAATTGACCAAAGAAAATCTGGGCTGGCCCCTGGAGCCGGATTTTTATATCCCGGAGGAAGTACTCAGCCATTTCCGGCAGGCGGTGACCAAGGGAGCGGCGGCAGAAGCGGCCTGGAATGAAAAATTTGCGGCTTATAAGCAGGCCTATCCCACGGAAGCGGCGGAATTTGAGCGGATCATGCGGGGGGAATTGCCCCCAGGGTGGAAGGAGGCGCTGGCACCGGTGGCGGCCACCGGTAAGGAATCCACCCGGAATTTGTCCAAGTTTTGCCTGAATGCTCTGGCCGGGGCGATCCCTGAATTGCTGGGCGGTTCGGCGGATTTGGCACACTCCAACATGACCTATTTGAAGGGCATTCCGGAATTTCAACCCGGTTCCTACGAGGGGCGCAATTTCCGGTTTGGGGTGCGGGAGCATGGCATGGGGGCCATTGCCAACGGTATGGCCTTGCACGGGGGGTTGATTCCCTACGATGCCACGTTCTTGATTTTCACGGATTATATGCGGGCGGCGATCCGGCTGTCGGCCTTGTCCCAGGTGCGGGTACTGCACGTGATGACCCATGATTCCGTCGCTTTGGGGGAAGATGGCCCGACCCACCAGCCGGTGGAAACCACTGCTTCCCTGCGGTTGATTCCCAATTTGTATGTATTTCGTCCAGCGGATGCCCGGGAAACCGTAGGTTCCTACCAAGTCGCTTTGGAAGCTGCCAAAACCCCGTCCGTGCTGATCTTTACCCGCCAAGCGGTGAATCCGGTGCCGGGAACGAGTGTGGAAGGGGTTGCCAAGGGGGGTTACATCGTGGTGGACTGCGGGTGTGACCATCCCGATTTGATCCTGATTGCCACCGGCTCGGAGTTGGAACTGGCGGTGCAGGCGGCGGCGCAACTGACGGGCAAGAAGGTGCGGGTGGTGTCCATGCCCTGTACGAAGTTGTTTGATGCCCAACCCCAGGAGTACCGGGATAGTGTCCTGCCCCCGGCGGTGACCAAGCGCATTTCCATCGAAGCCGGGGTAACGGATGGCTGGTACAAGTACGTGGGATTGGCAGGCAAAACCCTGGGGATTGACCGGTTTGGGGCTTCGGCACCGGGGCCGGTGTGCATGGAGAAATTCGGGATGACTGTGGCGAATGTGGTGCAGGCCGCCCAAGCGCTCCTGGATTAATCCGGTTGACTGCCATCATCGGCGAACGTGGCTCTCAAAAGACCTCCGGGGGGTGGCGCACACCTGCTCCGGGGGTTTTTTGCCATGTTTTAGGGGTATAGAGCAATCCTGAATAAAAATGGAATAGGGGTTACAGGAGTACCACCACCGTTTTTGGTTCTGGAAAATTTCTGTTTGTCAATTAAGTAGGATAGCTGTAGCAATCCTAAATGAAAATCGAACAGGGGTCGCAGGGGCACCGCCCCCGTTTTTGGTTCTGGAAAATTTCTGTTTGCTAATCAAGTAGGATTGCTATATATAGTATGGGCATTTTAGCGACATAACCTTCTCGTAATGCCAATCAATAGAGGTGCCCTGATGTCTTTTTATCAATTACACTGTACGCATAATTGTCCGACAAAATCATGGCAAGCGGTGCGGTGCATGACCGTCTGATTCTCTGGACGGCTCCGGTGGTGGCGGGGATTGCCTGGCAGGTGACGGGGGGGGGACATCTGCCCCTGTTGGTGACGGGGAGTTATGTGTTTAGTGGGTTGATGTTTAGTGGGGATTTGGATATTCCTTCCCGCCAGTGGCACCGTTGGGGGCTATGTAAATTTTTTTGGATTCCCTATCAAAAATGTTGTAAACATCGTTCGGTCTGGTCGCATGGGCCGATTGTGGGCACCCTGGGACGGTTAATTTATCTGGGGTTGGGGTTGGCGATTCCGCTGGGGTTAGGTCTTGGGATCAGCATCTGGCGGGGGGAACCCTGGCCGGTGGGGCTGTGGGTGCGCCAGTATGTGCCGCTTTACCAAACGGAATTGTTGGCGGT contains the following coding sequences:
- a CDS encoding phycobilisome linker polypeptide, whose protein sequence is MRMFKITACVPSQTRIRTQRELQNTYFTKLVPYDSWFKEQQRIQKMGGTIVKVQLVTGKPGTNAGLS
- the fabD gene encoding ACP S-malonyltransferase — translated: MNKTAWVFPGQGSQTAGMGLDLVGHPLAQQRFATAQRILGWSVLEVCQPPAENLQHTRYTQPCLYVVETILADLYSEHPPDYLAGHSLGEYVALYRARVYDFETGLRLVKLRAELMEQVSGGKMVALLEPDREQLTALLAQNPEVVLANDNHPGQVVISGTPAGVAAFLEQIRVKRAVPLAVSGAFHSPWMAGAAAQFNEYLQPLPFQDAQVPVLSNTDPTPTTDGQLLKQRLLNQMTTGVRWREIVLNLAALGVTQVVELGPGKVLTGLVKRTAPEVALVNISSL
- the apcB gene encoding allophycocyanin subunit beta, producing the protein MQDAITAVINSADVQGKYLDSSALDRLKKYFQTGELRVRAAATIAANAATIIKEAVAKSLLYSDITRPGGNMYTTRRYAACIRDLDYYLRYATYAMLAGDPSILDERVLNGLKETYNSLGVPIGATIQAIQSMKEVTAGLVGPDAGKEMAVYFDYICSGLS
- the apcA gene encoding allophycocyanin subunit alpha, with product MSIVTKSIVNADAEARYLSPGELDRIKSFVSSGEKRLRIAQVLSDNRERIVKEAGQQLFQKRPDVVSPGGNAYGEEMTATCLRDLDYYLRLVTYGIVSGDVTPIEEIGLVGVKEMYNSLGTPIPAVAEGIRAMKNAASSLMSGEDAMEAGFYFDYIVSAMQ
- a CDS encoding dienelactone hydrolase family protein gives rise to the protein MDIQTRWVKVPNQDLEIDSYLAQPVAAGTYPGIIVVQEIFGVNAHIRDVTERIARLGYVAIAPSIYQRQAPGFETGYTPADVEQGRVYKDQTTAAELLSDVQATIDYLKREFGISQFGTIGFCFGGHVVYLAATLPDVRVTASFYGGGIATMTPGGGAPTISRTKEIHGTIWCFFGTRDPLIPNEQVDQIEQELQKHGIDHQIFRYDADHGFFCNERDSYDPQAAADSWEKVQELFSRLRP
- the tkt gene encoding transketolase, translating into MTVAAPPNLDQLAINTIRFLAVDAVQKAKSGHPGLPMGAAPMAYVLWQNFLKFNPRNPQWPDRDRFVLSAGHGCMLQYALLHLTGYDVSLEDLKQFRQWGSITPGHPENFETPGVEVTTGPLGQGVGNAVGLAIAEAHLAARFNKPGHTIVDHYTYVILGDGCNMEGIASEAASLAGHLKLGKLIMLYDSNHISIDGNTDIAFTEDVGKRYEAYGWHVQKVADGNHDLVAIGEAIAQAKAVTDKPSLIIVETTIGYGSPNKAGTEGVHGAPLGPEEVKLTKENLGWPLEPDFYIPEEVLSHFRQAVTKGAAAEAAWNEKFAAYKQAYPTEAAEFERIMRGELPPGWKEALAPVAATGKESTRNLSKFCLNALAGAIPELLGGSADLAHSNMTYLKGIPEFQPGSYEGRNFRFGVREHGMGAIANGMALHGGLIPYDATFLIFTDYMRAAIRLSALSQVRVLHVMTHDSVALGEDGPTHQPVETTASLRLIPNLYVFRPADARETVGSYQVALEAAKTPSVLIFTRQAVNPVPGTSVEGVAKGGYIVVDCGCDHPDLILIATGSELELAVQAAAQLTGKKVRVVSMPCTKLFDAQPQEYRDSVLPPAVTKRISIEAGVTDGWYKYVGLAGKTLGIDRFGASAPGPVCMEKFGMTVANVVQAAQALLD
- a CDS encoding metal-binding protein yields the protein MASGAVHDRLILWTAPVVAGIAWQVTGGGHLPLLVTGSYVFSGLMFSGDLDIPSRQWHRWGLCKFFWIPYQKCCKHRSVWSHGPIVGTLGRLIYLGLGLAIPLGLGLGISIWRGEPWPVGLWVRQYVPLYQTELLAVGVGLELGAWNHSLSDWVSSALKKWRS
- a CDS encoding Uma2 family endonuclease, with the translated sequence MTVTTENNTEKKTWTDAELMALSSQEHRYELVNNELVDMGLAGAEHGYIACILTIVLGGYIRQNKLGMICDSSTAFALNNGNRRSPDISFVRRERLQGLKRPPQGFFPGSPDLAVEILSPANTVAEIHDKIVEYFANHTQLVWLIHPDEKYILIYRSPQPEKLLGATDILLGEDVIPGFTMPVADLFAEWDF
- a CDS encoding histone deacetylase; amino-acid sequence: MVAVIYSDDYLQHQVPYGHPERPARLTAIVQALQTVSWRASIRWLSPNPHRPVEQYLGWVHTRDYLERLSAICAQGGGYLDGDTPVSPASDRVARLALGGWLDGVDWVLDQGETVLVCARPPGHHALPDNGMGFCIFGNAAISALYALKVKHLTRVAILDWDVHHGNGTQAMVETHPNIAFCSLHQAHFYPGTGHPQERGRYNNVLNIPIPAHQDFRVYADLLTTQVLPFLRHFAPQLLIISAGYDALASDPLAQMNLQPQDYGEMTRILQSLNCPLLFGLEGGYHLDSLAQAVVATLDACRLPVPN